Proteins encoded within one genomic window of Hahella chejuensis KCTC 2396:
- a CDS encoding Ig-like domain-containing protein, producing the protein MRTNTKIICLATAIIGLQGCAGLSGPATSGSHSLAFSAPAEGETKAAAIPVITLFFNEALDPASVDASAIKLNLDPARNIDIAEREYDAQANVLTLRLSTPMPLATRVALNVSGLKNEKGQSVRAIDLTFTTDDAYRYRGIEFQDGRISGYFEEWRESREGEEVNYNVNYVNSGSDQVWFTGDDEISRYVRTRSTAEETLEAIFIAPGDDESWFTDDDIPESYTRLRSSDTLYQSALYQGPGPDGAWFTDDDASDNCALQSSKGDEEQSVTVYKRSRQGADHQCFTDDDVILEVNRDEQNSQGDKVRTASWVYSHPGADGLWETADDQISAFSVSDYDDESSAVSNYASPGKDGVWLTKDDRLTDYSVTTTKDGLTRTVYYRDPGYDGLWRTADDIPFGYSEERSDADAHNIYSKEVNNPGPDGVWFTQDDLLASHAKSENDENGNFSRWINYSSTGPDREPFTDDDLINEYYTSTTSADRESIEEAGFRAPGADGVWFTEDDTPTTLSRRWERQDEETQRSLSATYNTQTAATVGEINDDAITYYSVSESQAGYYMDASYQSPGADGQWLTADDTPATMTLNYADPRE; encoded by the coding sequence ATGCGAACCAATACAAAAATCATCTGTCTGGCTACCGCCATAATCGGTCTACAAGGATGCGCCGGTCTTTCCGGCCCTGCGACTTCAGGCTCCCACTCGCTGGCCTTTTCCGCCCCCGCAGAAGGAGAGACCAAAGCCGCCGCCATCCCTGTCATCACCCTTTTCTTTAACGAAGCGCTGGACCCCGCCAGCGTCGACGCCAGCGCTATCAAGTTAAACCTTGATCCCGCACGAAATATTGATATCGCCGAACGGGAGTATGACGCCCAGGCCAACGTGCTGACATTGCGTCTCTCCACGCCCATGCCACTGGCTACGCGCGTCGCGCTAAACGTGAGCGGCCTGAAAAATGAAAAAGGACAATCCGTCCGCGCCATCGATCTAACCTTCACCACCGACGACGCCTACCGCTATCGCGGCATTGAGTTTCAGGATGGCCGCATCAGCGGCTATTTCGAGGAGTGGCGAGAGTCTCGCGAAGGCGAGGAGGTTAACTACAACGTTAACTATGTCAACTCAGGTTCGGATCAGGTTTGGTTCACCGGCGATGATGAGATCAGTCGCTATGTTCGCACCCGTTCGACAGCGGAAGAAACCCTGGAGGCGATCTTTATCGCGCCTGGCGACGACGAGTCCTGGTTCACCGACGACGACATTCCGGAAAGCTACACCCGTCTTCGTTCTTCAGACACGCTGTATCAGTCTGCGCTATACCAGGGCCCGGGTCCCGACGGCGCATGGTTCACCGACGACGACGCGTCTGACAATTGCGCTCTACAGAGCTCCAAAGGCGACGAGGAACAATCCGTCACCGTATACAAGCGCAGTCGCCAGGGCGCAGATCATCAGTGCTTCACCGATGACGACGTCATTCTTGAAGTGAATCGCGACGAGCAGAACTCCCAAGGCGATAAGGTGCGCACCGCAAGTTGGGTGTACAGTCACCCCGGCGCCGACGGCCTATGGGAGACGGCGGATGATCAGATCAGCGCTTTCAGCGTATCCGACTATGACGACGAAAGCAGCGCCGTCTCCAACTACGCCTCCCCCGGCAAGGACGGCGTATGGCTGACGAAGGACGACCGCCTGACCGATTACAGCGTCACCACCACCAAAGACGGACTCACCCGCACCGTCTATTACCGCGACCCCGGTTATGACGGACTTTGGCGCACCGCTGACGATATTCCTTTCGGCTACTCAGAAGAGCGCAGCGACGCAGACGCTCACAATATCTACAGCAAAGAAGTGAATAACCCCGGACCTGACGGCGTTTGGTTCACCCAGGATGATTTGCTGGCCAGTCACGCCAAAAGCGAAAATGACGAGAACGGCAATTTCAGCCGCTGGATCAATTACAGCTCTACGGGCCCCGACAGGGAGCCTTTCACCGATGACGACCTGATTAACGAGTACTATACCTCCACCACCAGCGCCGACCGGGAAAGCATCGAAGAAGCCGGCTTCCGTGCGCCGGGAGCGGATGGTGTCTGGTTTACCGAAGACGATACGCCAACCACTTTGTCCAGACGTTGGGAGCGGCAGGATGAGGAAACTCAGCGTAGCCTGAGCGCGACCTACAATACACAAACCGCCGCCACCGTGGGGGAAATTAACGACGACGCCATTACTTACTACAGCGTCAGCGAATCGCAGGCGGGGTACTACATGGACGCCAGCTACCAGTCCCCTGGCGCGGACGGACAGTGGCTCACCGCAGATGATACGCCGGCGACCATGACGCTGAACTACGCCGATCCACGCGAGTAA
- a CDS encoding diguanylate cyclase — MNERILLIEDSVMITKVLRHLIKTELGLPCDSAGTLQETREFLEKDPDGYFVTVVDLHLPDAPNGEVLDYVLSKKLPCIVLTATYDEGKRETILQKPIVDYVVKESRYSYEYVTRLIRRLLRNRNIKVVVADDSDTSRQYVRQLLVTHLYQVQLAKHGREALEMIKADPEIKMLISDYNMPEMDGFELTRALRREYDKKDLVIIGLSGYGSATLSAKFIKNGANDFLMKPFFHEEFHCRIMHNIEAMENIQALNDAANRDYLTGMYNRRYLFSAAKELYRVAKENGEPLTAAMIDVDHFKRINDTYGHEAGDRAICAFAKMIGETFGDYLAARFGGEEFCVLFPGVSIEKISPMLESFRHKVEQTAIPFLSDHLRLTVSIGATDVLGDSLDNLIRRADVLLYESKDNGRNRLTTDEDI; from the coding sequence ATGAATGAACGAATTCTTCTGATTGAAGACAGTGTGATGATCACGAAAGTGTTGCGCCACCTGATCAAGACCGAGCTGGGCCTGCCCTGTGACAGCGCAGGTACGCTGCAGGAGACTCGGGAGTTTCTGGAAAAAGATCCCGACGGCTATTTCGTAACGGTGGTGGACCTGCATCTGCCGGACGCGCCCAATGGCGAAGTGCTGGATTACGTGCTGTCGAAAAAGCTGCCCTGTATCGTGCTCACCGCCACCTACGACGAAGGTAAGCGCGAGACTATCCTGCAAAAACCTATCGTTGATTATGTCGTTAAAGAAAGCCGTTATTCCTATGAATACGTCACGCGTCTGATTCGTCGCCTACTGCGCAATCGCAACATCAAGGTGGTGGTGGCGGACGATTCCGACACCTCGCGGCAGTACGTGCGGCAACTGCTGGTCACGCATCTTTATCAGGTGCAGCTGGCTAAACATGGGCGTGAAGCGTTGGAAATGATCAAGGCGGACCCGGAGATCAAAATGCTGATTTCCGATTACAACATGCCGGAAATGGATGGCTTCGAGTTGACTCGGGCGTTGCGCAGGGAATATGACAAGAAGGACTTGGTCATTATTGGTCTGTCCGGGTATGGCAGCGCCACGCTGTCCGCCAAATTCATCAAGAACGGCGCCAATGACTTTTTGATGAAGCCGTTTTTTCATGAGGAATTTCACTGTCGCATCATGCATAACATCGAAGCCATGGAGAACATTCAGGCTCTGAATGATGCGGCTAACCGTGATTATCTGACCGGCATGTACAACCGGCGCTACTTATTCAGCGCGGCCAAGGAGCTGTATCGGGTCGCCAAGGAGAATGGTGAGCCTTTGACGGCGGCGATGATTGATGTGGACCACTTCAAACGCATCAACGACACCTATGGACACGAGGCGGGGGACCGCGCTATCTGCGCTTTCGCCAAGATGATAGGGGAAACCTTTGGGGATTATCTGGCGGCCCGATTCGGCGGCGAGGAATTCTGCGTGTTATTTCCTGGCGTGAGTATCGAGAAAATCTCGCCAATGCTGGAATCGTTCCGACACAAAGTGGAACAGACCGCTATTCCCTTTCTTTCAGATCATCTGCGCCTGACGGTCAGCATCGGCGCCACGGATGTTCTGGGGGACTCCCTGGATAATCTGATCCGGCGGGCGGACGTGCTGTTGTACGAGTCCAAGGACAACGGTCGTAACCGCCTCACAACGGATGAAGATATTTAA
- a CDS encoding acyl-CoA dehydrogenase family protein — MDFRLDDEQLARVSHVREFAQQVLSESARRRIAESAFDRELWNRAADLGLSGLPIPEQWSGSGFGALDTMLTVEALGFGCTDMGLVFSLCAHMFACAVPIWRYGDDTQRQRYLHRISKGELIAANAITEPESGSDAFAMRASAVRDGDTYILRGEKCFVTNAPVADLFLIYAKTDPSQSFFGVSGFLVPRDTPGLSVTDGGSKTGLCTSPWGSLYMDDCRIPASALLGEEGGGAPMFHDSMIWERGCLFAAYVGAMERVLQQSIDHARNRKQFGQSIGRNQSISDRLVDMKLRLETSRLLLYRAGWLYDQGEPYEEAIALSKLWISECSVLSGLDAMQVFGGTGVSSAAGVDRLLLDSLPSRIFSGTSEIQKELIARHMGLR, encoded by the coding sequence ATGGACTTTCGACTCGATGATGAGCAGCTCGCTCGTGTCTCCCACGTGCGGGAATTCGCTCAACAAGTACTTTCGGAGTCGGCCCGGCGACGTATTGCAGAATCCGCGTTTGATCGCGAACTCTGGAACCGGGCTGCGGATTTGGGGCTGTCCGGGCTCCCTATCCCCGAGCAATGGAGCGGCTCCGGTTTCGGCGCCCTGGACACCATGCTGACAGTGGAAGCCCTCGGTTTCGGCTGCACGGACATGGGACTTGTCTTCTCACTCTGCGCGCACATGTTCGCCTGCGCAGTTCCTATCTGGCGTTACGGCGACGATACGCAACGCCAACGCTACTTACATCGCATATCCAAGGGCGAGCTGATCGCCGCCAACGCCATCACCGAACCGGAATCCGGCTCAGACGCTTTCGCCATGCGAGCCAGCGCTGTCCGGGACGGCGACACTTACATCCTGCGCGGAGAAAAGTGCTTCGTCACCAATGCGCCGGTGGCCGACCTGTTCCTGATATACGCCAAGACTGACCCCAGTCAGAGCTTTTTCGGCGTCAGCGGCTTCCTGGTTCCCCGGGACACCCCAGGGCTTTCCGTTACCGATGGCGGCTCCAAAACCGGCTTGTGCACCAGTCCATGGGGCTCGTTGTACATGGACGACTGTCGCATCCCTGCTTCCGCCTTACTGGGTGAAGAAGGCGGTGGCGCGCCGATGTTCCATGACTCTATGATCTGGGAGCGCGGCTGTCTGTTCGCCGCCTATGTCGGCGCCATGGAGCGCGTGTTGCAACAAAGCATCGACCACGCCCGCAACAGAAAGCAGTTCGGCCAGTCCATCGGCCGCAATCAGTCTATTTCGGACCGGCTGGTGGATATGAAGTTGCGCCTGGAAACCTCCCGACTCCTGCTGTATCGGGCTGGCTGGCTATACGACCAGGGCGAACCTTACGAGGAAGCCATCGCCCTCAGCAAACTCTGGATCTCCGAATGTTCCGTGCTAAGCGGGCTGGACGCCATGCAGGTCTTTGGCGGCACGGGGGTTTCCAGCGCCGCCGGCGTTGACCGGCTGCTTCTGGATTCACTGCCATCGAGAATATTCTCGGGGACCTCTGAGATTCAGAAAGAGCTGATAGCCAGACATATGGGATTGCGCTGA
- the dapA gene encoding 4-hydroxy-tetrahydrodipicolinate synthase, translating to MFRGSLIAMITPFINGQVDEKALAGLVDWQIKHGAHGLVPVGTTGESPTLTEEEHKRVVALVAEQAQGRVPVIAGAGSNNPVEAVRYAQHAQQAGADAVLCVAGYYNRPSQEGLYQHFKMVHDAIDIPIIVYNIPPRAVVDIKPETMARLAALPRIVGVKDATTDLARISRERMLINKPFSFLSGDDMTAIAYNASGGQGCISVSANIAPALYGQMQTATLQGDFREALRIHDLLAPLHEALFREPSPAGAKYAASLLGLCNEECRLPIVPLSEQTKSDIKNIINELYR from the coding sequence ATGTTTCGCGGTTCCTTAATCGCCATGATAACGCCATTCATCAACGGCCAAGTGGATGAAAAGGCCCTTGCCGGTCTTGTCGACTGGCAAATCAAACATGGCGCTCACGGCCTGGTCCCGGTGGGCACGACAGGCGAATCTCCCACCTTGACGGAAGAGGAACACAAACGGGTGGTGGCCCTGGTGGCGGAGCAAGCGCAGGGACGAGTCCCGGTCATCGCCGGAGCCGGCTCCAATAATCCCGTAGAGGCGGTGCGTTACGCCCAGCACGCGCAACAGGCGGGAGCGGACGCGGTGCTCTGCGTCGCAGGCTATTACAATCGTCCCTCTCAGGAAGGGCTGTACCAGCATTTCAAAATGGTCCACGACGCGATAGATATTCCCATCATTGTCTACAACATCCCTCCCCGCGCGGTGGTGGACATCAAGCCTGAAACCATGGCGCGGCTGGCGGCGTTGCCGCGCATCGTCGGGGTGAAAGACGCCACTACGGATCTGGCCCGCATCAGTCGCGAACGCATGTTGATCAATAAGCCCTTCAGCTTTCTCTCCGGCGACGATATGACCGCCATCGCTTATAACGCCAGTGGGGGGCAAGGCTGTATCTCCGTTTCCGCCAATATAGCGCCGGCCCTGTACGGTCAAATGCAAACCGCCACTCTGCAAGGCGACTTCCGCGAAGCCCTGCGTATTCACGACTTGCTGGCGCCTCTGCACGAAGCGTTATTTCGCGAACCCAGCCCTGCGGGAGCCAAGTACGCCGCTTCGTTGTTAGGTCTTTGCAACGAAGAATGCCGCTTACCCATCGTTCCGTTAAGTGAGCAAACAAAATCAGATATCAAGAATATAATCAATGAGTTATACAGATAG
- a CDS encoding FAD-dependent oxidoreductase, which produces MESQDNSQYAGEAPVFPSKDFECNQGSFDDTDTSPPQHAGDYDVIVVGGGISGLSSAWKLRERKLLVLDQRDRFGGAARLEQRDGLLYASGASCFQLPTGHNEVSHLLQDLDLWNQWRSTAEDTLVIFDTKRLMKGLGEVTAALLKQPKELLKPAVWGLTANLLYSAMSGKPFISAEKKLGDPMFADLFQYLNRFTPDSGKHPAMPWREGCDWTREEMELFDSVSLHDLLFDPATRRSLPQDLIPRHRFGSLVKDAVETTLRVECLAIKDVSAYVGLHFLVGYLYRPLVTFPGGNGYIADRIRQRLMSTGSCKFKAGSRAYSITQNQEGVKVCFQQEGKNYYANANALIWAGAKHAAVSVVDGLPQQQKAAIAEIEHRDYAIAGVYLKKAALANYFGGYVIEGDIGGRYPNSWCRSGVCLAANWKDPSYAGGLGVLTLLKPISGAADQGKLGKADFRNLQQTAYGEVRDMLVATGHSPDLIEDIKLWRWPHGLVVSKVGQMKHDVFVNASQPVGAVFFANQDSVGMGNMESAIWAGCHAAEQVRRHFRSHSSVVSHIGDYAATQS; this is translated from the coding sequence ATGGAATCACAAGACAACTCACAGTATGCAGGCGAAGCGCCTGTATTCCCCAGCAAAGACTTTGAATGCAATCAAGGCTCCTTTGACGACACGGACACCTCTCCCCCGCAACACGCCGGCGATTATGACGTTATTGTCGTCGGCGGCGGCATATCCGGACTGTCTTCCGCCTGGAAGCTGCGCGAGCGCAAGCTATTGGTGCTGGATCAACGGGATCGCTTCGGCGGCGCGGCGCGTCTGGAACAGCGGGATGGCCTGTTATACGCCAGCGGCGCCTCCTGCTTTCAGTTGCCCACCGGCCACAACGAAGTCTCTCACCTGCTGCAGGATCTGGACCTGTGGAACCAATGGCGCTCCACTGCGGAAGACACTCTGGTCATCTTTGACACCAAACGTCTGATGAAAGGTTTGGGGGAAGTCACCGCCGCCTTGTTGAAACAACCCAAAGAATTACTGAAGCCTGCAGTCTGGGGACTGACCGCCAATCTGCTGTACAGCGCCATGTCCGGCAAACCGTTCATCTCCGCGGAGAAGAAGCTGGGCGATCCCATGTTCGCCGACTTATTCCAATATCTTAATCGATTCACTCCTGATTCCGGCAAACACCCCGCCATGCCTTGGCGGGAAGGCTGCGACTGGACGCGGGAGGAGATGGAGTTGTTCGATTCCGTTTCTCTGCATGATTTGCTGTTCGACCCGGCCACGCGACGCTCCCTGCCGCAGGACCTGATTCCCAGACACCGCTTTGGTTCATTAGTGAAAGACGCCGTGGAAACCACGCTGCGCGTAGAGTGCCTTGCCATCAAAGATGTCTCCGCCTACGTCGGCCTGCATTTCCTGGTGGGATATCTTTATCGTCCTCTGGTCACCTTTCCCGGCGGCAACGGCTACATCGCGGACCGCATACGTCAGCGTCTGATGAGCACAGGTTCCTGTAAGTTCAAGGCAGGTTCCCGGGCCTATTCCATCACTCAGAATCAGGAAGGCGTAAAAGTCTGTTTCCAGCAGGAAGGCAAAAATTATTACGCCAACGCCAATGCGCTGATCTGGGCCGGAGCCAAACACGCCGCCGTGTCAGTGGTGGATGGCTTACCACAACAGCAAAAAGCCGCCATCGCAGAAATTGAACACCGGGATTACGCCATCGCCGGGGTGTACCTGAAAAAAGCGGCGCTGGCCAATTACTTCGGCGGCTACGTCATCGAAGGCGATATCGGCGGCCGCTACCCCAATAGCTGGTGCCGCAGCGGCGTCTGCCTGGCGGCGAACTGGAAAGACCCGTCCTACGCCGGCGGCCTCGGCGTACTCACTCTGCTGAAGCCCATTTCCGGCGCCGCAGACCAGGGCAAATTGGGCAAAGCCGACTTCCGCAATCTGCAGCAAACCGCCTACGGTGAGGTACGCGACATGCTGGTCGCCACCGGCCACTCCCCCGACCTGATTGAAGACATCAAATTATGGCGCTGGCCCCATGGTCTGGTGGTATCCAAAGTAGGCCAAATGAAACATGACGTGTTCGTCAACGCCTCTCAGCCCGTCGGCGCAGTGTTCTTCGCCAATCAGGACAGCGTCGGCATGGGCAATATGGAAAGCGCCATCTGGGCGGGCTGTCACGCCGCGGAACAGGTGCGTCGACACTTCCGCTCCCACAGCAGCGTCGTCTCCCATATCGGCGACTACGCAGCGACCCAGAGCTAG
- a CDS encoding DMT family transporter, with protein sequence MQATYIPYLFVLLWATGFVSAKWGLPYAEPFTFLSLRMLLVVPLFAFLAIAMKRPRLNAVQRRQQMITGVGTHGLYLGGVFYAIAAGMPAGIVALIVGVQPLLTALVSWPLGIGSPLRPLQWIGVLLGLAGLGVVVLQGGKLSGHITGEGLSASIIALLGISGSTLWQSVKGGKTDLIAGGLWQYIAALIMFLIAAFALETREVQWNPNFIGAWMWSVFVLSLAAVLLWLYMLKIGEATKVTQYLYLTPPTTAVMAYLLFDEPLTLQTGLGVALVVAGLYLARRGAMAGKPALSKA encoded by the coding sequence ATGCAGGCCACCTATATCCCTTATCTCTTTGTTCTGCTGTGGGCGACTGGGTTCGTCAGCGCCAAATGGGGTCTGCCCTACGCGGAACCCTTCACGTTTCTTAGCCTGCGCATGTTGCTGGTCGTGCCTCTGTTCGCCTTCCTGGCGATTGCAATGAAACGCCCGCGGCTTAACGCCGTGCAGCGCCGCCAGCAGATGATTACCGGCGTAGGAACCCATGGCCTCTATCTCGGCGGCGTGTTCTACGCCATTGCGGCGGGCATGCCTGCGGGGATTGTCGCCTTGATCGTCGGAGTGCAGCCCTTGCTGACGGCGCTGGTCAGCTGGCCGCTTGGCATCGGCTCCCCCCTGCGCCCCTTGCAGTGGATCGGGGTGTTGCTGGGACTGGCGGGATTGGGTGTAGTGGTGCTGCAAGGAGGAAAACTATCTGGACATATCACCGGCGAAGGCCTGAGCGCCAGCATTATCGCCCTGCTGGGCATATCCGGATCTACGCTCTGGCAATCGGTAAAGGGCGGCAAGACGGACTTGATAGCCGGCGGCTTGTGGCAATATATCGCCGCACTGATCATGTTCCTGATCGCCGCCTTCGCGCTGGAAACTCGTGAGGTGCAATGGAACCCCAATTTTATCGGCGCCTGGATGTGGTCAGTGTTCGTGCTTTCGCTGGCGGCGGTGCTGTTGTGGCTATACATGCTGAAAATCGGCGAAGCCACCAAAGTGACGCAGTACCTCTACCTGACGCCACCCACCACAGCAGTGATGGCCTACTTGTTATTTGACGAGCCCTTGACCCTGCAGACCGGCTTGGGCGTCGCGCTGGTGGTGGCGGGACTGTATCTGGCGAGACGCGGCGCCATGGCGGGCAAGCCGGCATTATCAAAGGCTTGA
- a CDS encoding circadian clock KaiB family protein produces the protein MQPGPEPLPVELTLYVQSASKVSMNAIRAARHLCESVLAGRCTLSIIDLDQSPQTAERDAVLATPTLARGSRRIIGDLSDSARVLELLDLTSL, from the coding sequence ATGCAGCCCGGGCCTGAGCCATTGCCGGTTGAGCTGACGCTGTATGTGCAATCCGCGTCAAAAGTGTCGATGAACGCGATCCGCGCAGCCCGTCATCTTTGCGAAAGTGTACTGGCGGGCCGCTGTACTCTCAGCATTATCGACCTGGATCAGAGCCCCCAGACCGCCGAACGTGACGCTGTGCTGGCGACGCCGACGCTGGCCCGGGGAAGCCGGCGCATTATTGGCGATCTGTCCGACAGCGCCAGGGTGCTGGAGCTGCTGGACCTGACTTCGCTCTGA
- a CDS encoding GAF domain-containing protein: MYDSLPLLSSEEEKSAHYQHTLRAIRHAIEGETDWTAILSTVVCELHHRFEYFHWTGFYRVVAHELMKVGPYQGGHGCLTIPFSRGVCGAAAREQKVQLVSDVNEFPGHIACSSTTQSEIVLPLFNANGDVAAVLDIDSDHIDAFDAVDERFLAELLTDLIPLAPSPLF; encoded by the coding sequence ATGTATGACAGCCTGCCTTTATTGAGTTCTGAGGAAGAAAAATCCGCTCATTACCAACATACCCTGCGGGCGATTCGTCACGCTATTGAGGGAGAAACCGACTGGACGGCGATTCTTTCCACCGTTGTCTGCGAGCTTCATCATCGCTTCGAGTATTTCCACTGGACCGGTTTTTACCGCGTCGTCGCCCATGAATTAATGAAAGTGGGTCCCTATCAGGGCGGGCACGGCTGCCTCACCATTCCGTTCAGCCGCGGCGTGTGCGGCGCCGCCGCCCGTGAACAGAAAGTACAGCTAGTGTCGGACGTTAATGAGTTCCCCGGCCATATCGCCTGCTCCAGCACAACGCAAAGTGAAATCGTGCTGCCTTTATTCAACGCCAATGGTGACGTCGCCGCCGTGCTCGACATCGATTCCGACCATATCGACGCTTTCGACGCCGTCGATGAGCGTTTTTTGGCGGAGCTGCTGACCGATCTGATCCCCCTGGCTCCATCCCCCTTGTTCTGA
- a CDS encoding DUF6041 domain-containing protein — MKIVKILRYLFGALYVMAGVAKAFPQIEDVGVTLQKAAAANQGTWLAGLSEWLAGNAQLMAWISGIALLASGLCYLFNRMLIPAVIGQCVMLAGFVTILHRAFPQIVFVDLIFLIVALLVLWESVNQKKSLYALPHY, encoded by the coding sequence ATGAAAATAGTGAAGATTCTCAGATACTTATTCGGCGCCCTCTATGTCATGGCGGGCGTCGCCAAGGCGTTTCCGCAAATTGAAGATGTCGGCGTCACGCTGCAAAAAGCCGCCGCCGCCAACCAGGGAACCTGGCTGGCCGGTCTCAGCGAGTGGCTGGCGGGTAATGCGCAACTGATGGCTTGGATCAGCGGCATTGCGCTACTCGCATCCGGTCTCTGTTATTTATTCAATCGCATGCTGATTCCCGCTGTCATCGGCCAATGCGTCATGCTGGCGGGCTTCGTCACCATACTCCACCGGGCGTTTCCACAGATTGTGTTCGTGGATTTGATCTTTCTGATTGTCGCCCTGCTTGTCCTGTGGGAATCCGTCAATCAGAAGAAATCTCTGTACGCCCTGCCCCACTATTAA